One Desulforhopalus sp. DNA segment encodes these proteins:
- the ygiD gene encoding 4,5-DOPA dioxygenase extradiol: MEKKEEYTNKKLMPAIFFGHGNPMNAIAKNSFTKGWAAVGMSIPRPKAVLAISAHWYLPGCAVTISPRPKTIHDFRGFPVELHQEEYPAPGSPELAMQVRELLAPVPVKLDEGWGLDHGTWSVLTHVFPEADVPVVQLSIDSTKPPAFHYEVGKRLASLREEGVLVIGSGNIVHKLSVYVWGNQASIAFDWGVRFENTIRGLLQKGDDAQIVAYDELGDDAMQSAPTPEHFLPLLYILALRRPGEPVTFPVEGFDGGAVSMLAVRMG; encoded by the coding sequence ATGGAAAAAAAAGAAGAATACACCAACAAAAAGCTGATGCCTGCTATCTTTTTTGGCCATGGCAATCCAATGAACGCCATCGCCAAGAATAGCTTCACCAAAGGATGGGCGGCGGTTGGAATGTCAATCCCGAGACCCAAGGCGGTGCTCGCTATATCCGCCCACTGGTATTTACCCGGTTGCGCGGTGACCATAAGCCCCAGACCGAAAACCATCCATGATTTTCGCGGTTTCCCTGTGGAACTGCACCAGGAGGAGTACCCGGCGCCCGGCAGCCCCGAGCTCGCCATGCAGGTCAGGGAACTGCTTGCCCCCGTACCGGTGAAACTCGATGAGGGCTGGGGCCTCGACCACGGGACCTGGTCGGTGCTGACCCATGTCTTTCCGGAAGCCGATGTGCCTGTCGTCCAGCTGAGTATAGACTCAACAAAACCACCGGCCTTCCACTACGAGGTGGGGAAAAGGCTGGCAAGTCTGCGCGAGGAAGGTGTTCTCGTCATTGGCAGCGGCAATATCGTCCACAAATTATCCGTCTATGTATGGGGAAATCAGGCCAGCATCGCCTTCGATTGGGGCGTGCGTTTTGAAAACACTATCCGCGGTTTGTTGCAAAAGGGCGACGATGCCCAGATTGTCGCCTATGACGAACTGGGCGATGATGCCATGCAATCGGCGCCGACGCCGGAACATTTTCTGCCCTTGCTGTATATCCTCGCCCTGCGCCGGCCAGGCGAACCGGTGACCTTCCCGGTTGAGGGTTTTGATGGCGGGGCGGTGTCCATGCTGGCGGTGCGGATGGGTTAA
- the chrA gene encoding chromate efflux transporter: protein MGNAAPAGPGQPNTPRHAGKLFLAFLRLGLSAFGGPAMVAYIKDLAVQKNAWVSEESFKQGVAICQLIPGATAMQVAAYVGLRASGPLGAIAAYAGFAIPAFLLMVVLTALYQRAHDLPAVISIFQGLQVIVIALLANATVGFGQSTIKKWQDIILGLGITAYLLMHGSPVLAILASAICGLFLSKNQQTSSGKAPTPDSSPLLAPLTTPILLTLAYLAGLALLYCTSRQLFELSLVMAKVDLLAFGGGYGSVPLMFDEVVGVRQWLAGKTFMDGIALGQVTPGPIVITATFVGYLMASLPGALVGTLSIFTPSLIMLTAAVPYFDRIRHNGLFQRGMHGILVSFVGLLLSVTIRFILTLSWGVPQILLVTLAFLALRMKVDILWVVFAGGILSWLFL, encoded by the coding sequence ATGGGCAACGCAGCACCAGCCGGTCCCGGCCAGCCGAATACCCCGCGCCATGCCGGCAAGCTGTTTCTCGCCTTTCTGCGCCTCGGCCTGAGTGCCTTTGGCGGGCCGGCGATGGTGGCCTATATCAAGGACCTGGCAGTTCAAAAGAATGCGTGGGTGAGCGAGGAATCGTTCAAGCAGGGAGTGGCCATCTGCCAGCTTATACCAGGGGCAACGGCGATGCAGGTTGCGGCCTATGTCGGCCTGCGTGCGAGTGGCCCCTTGGGCGCAATCGCCGCCTATGCCGGATTTGCCATCCCGGCCTTTCTGCTCATGGTGGTCCTGACGGCTCTGTACCAGAGGGCCCACGACCTGCCGGCGGTAATTTCGATCTTCCAGGGCCTGCAGGTGATCGTCATTGCCCTGTTGGCCAATGCGACTGTCGGTTTTGGTCAAAGCACCATCAAAAAATGGCAGGATATCATTCTGGGACTTGGGATAACCGCCTACCTCCTCATGCACGGCAGTCCGGTTCTGGCGATCCTCGCTTCGGCAATTTGCGGGCTTTTTCTCTCCAAAAACCAGCAGACCTCTTCCGGAAAGGCCCCGACCCCGGATTCATCTCCCCTCCTGGCGCCTTTGACGACGCCGATACTCCTGACCCTGGCCTATCTTGCCGGCCTGGCACTGTTATATTGCACTAGCCGGCAGCTTTTCGAGCTGTCGCTTGTCATGGCCAAGGTTGACCTTCTCGCCTTTGGCGGCGGATACGGCTCCGTCCCGCTGATGTTTGATGAGGTGGTAGGGGTGCGGCAATGGCTTGCCGGCAAAACCTTTATGGATGGTATCGCCCTCGGTCAGGTCACTCCTGGGCCGATCGTCATTACCGCAACCTTTGTCGGCTACCTCATGGCCTCCCTGCCGGGCGCCCTGGTCGGCACCCTCAGCATCTTCACCCCTTCGCTGATCATGCTGACCGCAGCTGTCCCCTATTTTGACAGGATACGGCACAACGGCCTTTTCCAGCGGGGAATGCACGGTATCCTGGTGTCCTTCGTCGGCCTGCTCCTGTCGGTGACGATCCGCTTCATCCTCACCCTGTCCTGGGGTGTGCCGCAGATACTCCTGGTGACCCTGGCCTTTTTGGCCCTGCGGATGAAGGTCGATATCCTGTGGGTGGTTTTTGCCGGAGGAATACTCTCTTGGTTGTTTCTTTAG
- the wrbA gene encoding NAD(P)H:quinone oxidoreductase — protein sequence MAKILVVYYSMYTHIHQMAEAIAAGVREVPGCEVTLKRVPETLPADVLKAMGAEGAQKSMEHIPFATVDDLAAADGIIFGTPTRFGNMCGQMRQFLDATGGLWAKGALVGKVGSVFTSTGTQHGGQESTILSFHTTLLHHGLVVVGLPYAFAGQMDNSAITGGSPYGASTIAGTQGERTPTANDLAGARYQGAHVAKIAKKLCGN from the coding sequence ATGGCCAAAATCTTAGTTGTCTATTACAGCATGTACACCCATATCCATCAAATGGCCGAGGCAATCGCCGCTGGGGTCCGCGAAGTGCCGGGCTGCGAAGTCACTCTCAAGCGGGTACCGGAGACCTTGCCCGCCGACGTCCTCAAGGCGATGGGCGCCGAGGGCGCGCAAAAGAGCATGGAACATATCCCCTTTGCCACCGTTGACGATCTTGCCGCGGCGGATGGAATCATCTTCGGCACCCCGACCCGGTTCGGCAATATGTGCGGCCAAATGCGGCAATTCCTTGATGCCACCGGTGGACTGTGGGCAAAAGGCGCCCTGGTTGGCAAAGTTGGCAGTGTTTTCACCAGCACCGGCACCCAGCACGGTGGCCAGGAATCAACCATCCTCAGCTTCCATACCACCCTTCTCCATCACGGCCTGGTGGTGGTAGGCCTGCCCTATGCCTTTGCCGGCCAGATGGACAACAGTGCCATCACCGGCGGCTCGCCTTATGGGGCCTCGACTATCGCCGGCACCCAAGGGGAGAGGACACCCACCGCCAACGATTTGGCCGGGGCCCGCTATCAAGGCGCGCACGTCGCCAAGATTGCCAAGAAACTCTGCGGGAATTGA
- a CDS encoding TOBE domain-containing protein, whose amino-acid sequence MQSDKITPAPPSLGRLVPVPDAENCLDLQQLQDLEQAFRRWAKAPKRPDHRDSRDRILLVFLIIRYTGARLNEVLSLDLGKDFNGGQNTFRFCKRQSGKESSCREVQIPETISKDIQALTADAESRWPGGSILRIDPAHVRRKFYEQALAIGLPSSLGTPETLRKSRAVELMRSNMPLQVVQKILGHRTPNLAASYVEFSDAEIGQVARYFADRENKRKTSARNAFFGKINTIARGDIQTLVEVVSASGNVITAIITSDSLTRIGLNPGMLITAEVKAPWIQLSKGQNAPSCSAENIFQGTVRRISKNRTTAEIVVQLADGTELCAIITEKMRKHLNISNQDTLWAFFDAFSVVLHVD is encoded by the coding sequence ATGCAGAGCGACAAAATCACCCCTGCCCCGCCCAGCCTTGGGCGGCTTGTTCCGGTGCCGGACGCCGAGAATTGTTTGGACCTCCAACAGCTCCAGGACCTTGAGCAGGCATTTCGCCGTTGGGCAAAGGCCCCCAAGAGGCCGGACCACCGCGATTCCCGCGACCGCATCCTCTTGGTATTTCTCATTATCAGATATACCGGCGCCAGGTTGAACGAGGTGCTCAGCCTCGACCTCGGCAAGGATTTCAACGGCGGCCAAAACACCTTTCGCTTCTGCAAGAGGCAGAGCGGCAAGGAGTCCAGCTGCCGCGAGGTGCAGATTCCCGAAACGATTTCAAAAGACATCCAAGCCTTGACTGCTGATGCGGAATCGCGGTGGCCAGGCGGCTCGATCCTGCGCATCGACCCGGCGCATGTTCGCCGCAAATTTTACGAACAGGCGCTGGCCATTGGCCTGCCGAGCAGTCTGGGGACACCTGAGACCCTCCGGAAATCAAGAGCGGTGGAATTAATGCGCAGCAACATGCCCCTGCAGGTCGTGCAAAAAATCCTGGGACACAGAACCCCTAACCTGGCGGCGTCCTACGTGGAATTTTCCGATGCGGAGATCGGTCAGGTGGCCAGATATTTTGCCGACCGGGAAAACAAACGCAAGACCAGCGCCCGTAACGCCTTCTTTGGCAAGATCAACACCATCGCCAGGGGCGACATCCAGACACTCGTCGAAGTGGTCTCGGCGAGTGGCAATGTTATCACCGCAATCATCACCAGCGACAGCCTTACCCGTATCGGCCTTAATCCCGGCATGCTTATTACCGCGGAGGTGAAGGCGCCTTGGATCCAGCTGAGCAAGGGCCAAAACGCCCCCAGCTGCTCGGCGGAAAATATCTTTCAGGGGACAGTGCGCCGGATCAGCAAAAACCGGACCACCGCCGAGATTGTCGTGCAACTCGCCGACGGCACCGAGCTGTGCGCCATCATCACTGAGAAGATGCGAAAACACCTGAACATTAGCAACCAGGATACCTTATGGGCCTTTTTCGACGCCTTTTCGGTGGTTCTCCACGTCGATTGA
- a CDS encoding helix-turn-helix domain-containing protein produces MKITFFAADGCFSSGITSLLDMFAIANMWQTSLTGNRQPLFVTEIATVDGAPALGSGCIQLLAHRPLEAVDDSDFILLPPFIPLPEPSAEGRGVLNDWLIAQHQKRTPIAAMCTGVFLLAETGLLNGRKATTNWQFARKFRRTFPEVHLHTEHLVTEDDGLLCTGAATANFNLGLRIIARYGSDELASTCAKALLLDPNRESQAPYYIFRREREHGDAEIEKAQRYLEDNFSGTIMIDEVAGHVRISPRHFKRRFKEATGSSPVQYLQMVRIEAARKKLETTLSTIDEITRQIGYEDSSTFRRLFKQHTNLSPREYRDKFLRV; encoded by the coding sequence ATGAAGATTACCTTTTTTGCCGCAGACGGCTGCTTCTCATCAGGCATCACCAGCCTGCTCGATATGTTTGCCATTGCCAATATGTGGCAGACATCGCTTACCGGCAACCGACAGCCGCTCTTTGTCACCGAAATTGCCACAGTGGACGGCGCCCCGGCCCTTGGCAGTGGCTGCATCCAGCTGCTCGCCCATCGCCCGCTCGAAGCCGTCGACGACAGCGATTTCATCCTGCTGCCACCCTTCATCCCCCTGCCGGAACCATCGGCCGAGGGGCGCGGTGTGCTAAACGATTGGCTTATCGCCCAACATCAGAAGCGAACGCCCATTGCCGCGATGTGCACCGGGGTATTCCTCCTTGCCGAGACAGGCCTACTCAATGGCAGGAAGGCGACGACAAACTGGCAGTTTGCCCGTAAATTCCGCCGCACCTTTCCCGAGGTCCATCTGCATACCGAACACCTGGTGACCGAGGACGACGGCCTGCTCTGTACCGGTGCCGCCACCGCCAATTTCAACCTCGGCCTCAGGATAATCGCCAGGTACGGCTCCGACGAACTGGCCTCGACCTGCGCCAAGGCCCTGCTCCTCGACCCCAACCGGGAAAGCCAGGCCCCCTATTATATCTTTCGCCGGGAAAGGGAACACGGTGATGCCGAGATAGAAAAGGCCCAGCGCTATCTGGAAGACAATTTCTCCGGAACGATCATGATCGACGAGGTGGCCGGCCATGTGCGGATAAGTCCCCGCCATTTCAAGAGAAGGTTCAAAGAAGCCACGGGCAGCAGCCCCGTTCAATATCTGCAGATGGTGCGTATCGAGGCCGCCAGGAAGAAGCTCGAAACGACCCTTTCCACCATCGACGAGATCACCCGGCAGATCGGCTACGAAGACAGTAGCACCTTCCGCCGTTTATTTAAGCAGCACACCAACCTCTCACCGCGGGAATACCGTGATAAATTTCTCCGGGTGTAG
- a CDS encoding molybdopterin-dependent oxidoreductase — MENWQKSGCILCAQNCGLEILVEDGRMVKVRPDKDNPRSKGYACRKGLKILNYQYPKGRLTTPLKRIGEGFAAISWEQATTEIAAKLHAVVDSCGPQSLAYMGGSSQGGHFEAAFGLSLLRGLGSQYFYSSAGQEFSGAWWVFGRMLGKQYNLAIPDEHEAEMLVGWGWNGMQSHQMPEAPRVLTEIAKNPDKLLVIIDPRRSETARLANIHLPVYPGTDALLMKAMIAIILHEGWENRQYLENHVEGFATIRPWFTDVDIEAALAVCRLDLQPVVELCRLMTSKRWCMHPDLGIYMGRHSVLNSYLMNILGVICGRFGVRGGNVIPGMVMPLGFHADERHPKTWRTVATNMPPAAAGSFPPAVLPEEILSGSQDRLRAVYVNGCNPLRSYPDTGAYEKAFAALDLLVVCDVVMSETARYAHYVLPCRNAYESWDGTFFPWTYPGVYFQMRRPLVEPPGDCLEASQIFTAIADKLGFIPEIPEEVYEASRGSRLLFGMKLMGWAAREPAIRAKMPFILAKTLGKEWNSANKAALWGMLMTAPKSLRENAARAGFNPGMDQGDRIFQAILDRPQGLWVGQADTGNPMAGMATPSGKIEVYIEELAGQVQALTADQERQDLQLPAGFPLILSAGRHMRYNANTLMRNPAWNEGKRACTIAMNPGDIEALGLEDGQQVRVTTEAGSEVGELEAGDDVRQGTVLIPHGFGLEYDGKVYGINVNRLTSGGNRDSLGTPLHRYVPCRIEAA; from the coding sequence ATGGAAAATTGGCAAAAATCCGGATGTATCTTATGCGCCCAGAACTGCGGCCTGGAGATCCTGGTGGAAGACGGCAGGATGGTCAAGGTGCGGCCCGACAAGGACAATCCGCGCAGCAAAGGATATGCCTGCCGCAAGGGACTGAAGATTCTTAATTATCAATACCCCAAAGGCCGCCTGACCACCCCGCTCAAACGGATCGGTGAGGGTTTCGCGGCGATAAGCTGGGAACAGGCGACGACAGAGATTGCCGCCAAGCTGCACGCTGTCGTTGATTCCTGCGGGCCACAAAGCCTGGCCTATATGGGGGGCAGTTCTCAGGGCGGGCATTTTGAGGCGGCCTTTGGCCTGTCCCTGCTGCGGGGGCTGGGCTCGCAGTATTTCTATTCATCGGCCGGGCAGGAGTTCAGCGGCGCCTGGTGGGTGTTCGGCCGGATGCTCGGCAAACAGTACAACCTCGCCATCCCCGATGAGCATGAGGCGGAAATGCTCGTCGGCTGGGGCTGGAACGGTATGCAGAGCCATCAAATGCCGGAAGCGCCCAGGGTGCTGACCGAGATCGCCAAAAATCCCGATAAACTGCTGGTCATAATCGACCCACGGCGCAGCGAGACGGCACGGCTCGCCAATATCCACCTGCCGGTCTATCCCGGCACCGACGCCCTGCTGATGAAGGCAATGATCGCCATCATCCTCCATGAGGGCTGGGAGAACAGGCAGTATCTGGAAAACCATGTCGAAGGTTTTGCCACCATCAGGCCATGGTTTACCGATGTGGATATCGAGGCGGCCCTTGCCGTCTGCCGGCTGGATCTGCAGCCGGTCGTCGAACTCTGCCGTCTCATGACCAGCAAGCGCTGGTGCATGCACCCGGACCTGGGGATCTACATGGGCCGCCACAGCGTCCTCAACTCCTATCTGATGAACATTCTCGGCGTCATCTGCGGCAGATTCGGGGTACGCGGCGGCAATGTCATTCCCGGCATGGTCATGCCCCTGGGTTTTCATGCCGACGAACGCCATCCGAAGACCTGGCGGACGGTGGCGACCAATATGCCGCCCGCCGCCGCCGGCTCCTTTCCTCCGGCGGTTCTGCCGGAAGAGATCCTCTCCGGCAGCCAGGATCGACTGCGGGCGGTTTATGTCAATGGCTGCAATCCGCTGCGCTCCTATCCGGACACCGGCGCCTACGAAAAGGCCTTCGCGGCGCTCGACCTGCTGGTGGTGTGTGACGTGGTGATGAGCGAGACGGCACGATATGCCCATTATGTCCTGCCCTGCCGCAATGCCTACGAGTCCTGGGATGGGACCTTCTTTCCTTGGACCTACCCCGGGGTCTATTTCCAGATGCGCCGGCCCCTGGTGGAACCGCCGGGCGATTGTCTGGAGGCGTCGCAGATCTTTACCGCCATCGCCGATAAACTGGGGTTCATCCCGGAGATACCGGAAGAGGTGTATGAGGCCTCGCGCGGCAGCCGCCTGCTTTTTGGCATGAAGCTCATGGGCTGGGCGGCACGGGAACCGGCGATCCGTGCCAAGATGCCCTTTATCTTAGCGAAAACCCTCGGCAAGGAATGGAACAGCGCCAACAAGGCGGCCCTTTGGGGGATGCTGATGACCGCGCCGAAATCGCTTCGGGAAAATGCCGCACGCGCCGGATTCAATCCGGGAATGGACCAGGGGGACCGCATCTTCCAGGCCATCCTCGACAGGCCGCAGGGCTTGTGGGTGGGGCAGGCCGATACCGGCAATCCCATGGCTGGTATGGCAACACCTTCCGGCAAAATCGAGGTGTATATCGAGGAGCTGGCAGGGCAGGTGCAGGCGCTTACTGCCGACCAGGAAAGACAGGACCTGCAACTGCCTGCAGGATTTCCGCTGATCCTCAGTGCCGGTCGGCATATGCGGTACAATGCCAACACCCTGATGCGCAATCCGGCCTGGAACGAGGGCAAAAGGGCCTGTACCATCGCCATGAATCCCGGTGATATCGAGGCACTGGGGCTTGAGGATGGACAGCAGGTGCGGGTGACCACCGAGGCCGGCAGCGAAGTGGGCGAGCTGGAGGCAGGCGACGACGTCCGCCAGGGTACGGTGCTGATCCCCCACGGCTTCGGTTTAGAGTATGACGGCAAGGTCTACGGCATCAATGTTAACAGACTCACCAGTGGTGGCAATAGGGATTCTCTCGGCACGCCGCTGCACCGCTATGTGCCATGCAGGATTGAGGCGGCATAG
- a CDS encoding putative sulfate/molybdate transporter: MHTKHTDEKLDPHGKDVSSQHEAGKGAAESRQLRFDRVELAGAFGDLGTLLPIVVAMIFINKLSSSAVFLAFGLFYIAAGYYYRLPIPVQPLKAVGAIAIAYPAVITESVIGASGIIFGAFLLVLSLSGMIDQIAKLFSQAVVRGIQLTLGLIFLKKGIELIIHKDIFMSGAQGSFSGLPVNLIIGIVTFGLVLLLLDNKRFPAALVALAVGIVSGLSLGGFEMLKLSLGPTDIRFVTPSMGDYWTALIMLILPQVPLTIGNACVGTADTCTNLFTGNHHLAKAKAGKFAFSMGMMNLPAGFFGVVPMCHGTGGLAAHFRFGARTGGAPIMIGIFFVIIALVLGELGFSLLAIIPQSVLGVLLVFAGLELCPLLKSLKTNEEYFVALLIAGIALAVPNMGWAFGVGIAADYFIKKMKIKI; the protein is encoded by the coding sequence ATGCATACAAAACATACCGACGAGAAACTTGACCCGCACGGGAAGGACGTCTCCTCGCAACATGAGGCCGGCAAAGGTGCTGCGGAATCCCGGCAGCTTCGCTTCGACCGTGTTGAGCTGGCCGGCGCCTTTGGCGACCTGGGTACCTTGTTGCCAATAGTCGTCGCCATGATCTTTATCAATAAATTGAGTTCGTCCGCGGTTTTTCTGGCCTTCGGACTCTTCTACATCGCCGCCGGTTATTATTACCGCCTGCCTATACCGGTCCAGCCTTTGAAGGCGGTGGGGGCCATTGCAATCGCCTATCCGGCTGTCATTACCGAATCGGTAATCGGCGCCTCGGGGATCATCTTCGGCGCCTTCCTGCTGGTGCTCTCCCTATCGGGGATGATCGACCAGATTGCCAAGCTTTTTTCCCAGGCGGTTGTCCGCGGCATCCAGCTGACACTCGGGTTGATTTTTCTGAAAAAGGGTATCGAACTCATCATCCATAAAGACATCTTCATGTCCGGGGCGCAGGGCAGCTTCTCCGGGCTGCCGGTGAATCTCATCATCGGCATCGTGACCTTTGGCCTGGTGCTGCTGCTTCTTGATAATAAACGCTTCCCGGCGGCCCTCGTCGCCCTTGCGGTTGGCATCGTTTCCGGACTTTCTTTGGGTGGTTTTGAAATGCTGAAGCTGTCCCTCGGACCTACCGACATTCGCTTCGTCACCCCCAGTATGGGCGATTACTGGACCGCCCTGATAATGCTCATCCTGCCGCAGGTGCCGCTGACCATCGGTAATGCCTGTGTCGGAACTGCTGATACCTGCACCAATCTCTTTACCGGCAATCATCATCTTGCCAAGGCCAAGGCTGGGAAATTCGCCTTTTCCATGGGTATGATGAATCTTCCCGCCGGGTTCTTCGGGGTGGTACCGATGTGCCATGGTACCGGTGGCTTGGCAGCGCATTTCCGTTTCGGCGCGAGAACCGGCGGTGCGCCAATCATGATTGGCATATTTTTTGTCATCATCGCCCTGGTGCTGGGAGAACTTGGTTTTTCTCTCCTGGCGATTATTCCCCAGTCGGTATTGGGGGTCTTGCTGGTTTTTGCCGGCCTGGAGCTGTGTCCGCTGTTGAAGAGCCTGAAGACCAATGAGGAATATTTTGTTGCCCTTCTCATTGCCGGAATCGCCCTGGCCGTGCCTAATATGGGCTGGGCCTTTGGTGTCGGCATTGCCGCTGACTATTTTATTAAAAAGATGAAAATCAAGATTTAA
- a CDS encoding helix-turn-helix transcriptional regulator, protein MDIYKLALDSISAHIAIIDTTGQIIETNRAWREYGEKNGIRVEASCIGLNYLETCDRASTSPTDDTARIAAGIRQVLGGEIEEFFINYPCHSPTEEHWFALRVVKFRDPGSGRAVMSHEDITPLMHIHRDLAKKEENLREQAGKLEESNIALKVLLDHRQKDRVQLEENMLANIRTLILPYVHQLMNSPLPKRERTILEILEERLNEIASPFLNRLGSLNTILTPQEIKVATMVREGRSSADIAEIMAITTAAVDFHRKHIRRKLGLSKSGSNLRSYLLGLQ, encoded by the coding sequence ATGGATATCTATAAACTCGCCCTCGATTCGATTTCCGCTCATATCGCCATTATTGACACCACCGGGCAAATTATTGAAACCAACCGGGCATGGCGAGAATACGGCGAGAAAAACGGCATCAGGGTCGAGGCATCCTGCATCGGCCTGAACTATCTTGAAACCTGCGACCGGGCCAGCACCTCCCCCACCGACGACACGGCACGGATCGCCGCCGGCATCCGCCAGGTTTTGGGTGGAGAGATCGAGGAGTTTTTCATCAATTACCCCTGCCACTCACCCACTGAGGAACATTGGTTTGCCCTGCGGGTGGTCAAGTTCCGCGATCCGGGCAGCGGCCGGGCGGTCATGTCGCACGAGGACATCACACCGCTCATGCATATCCACCGCGACCTGGCGAAAAAGGAGGAAAACCTTCGCGAACAGGCCGGCAAGCTGGAGGAAAGCAACATCGCCCTGAAGGTCCTCCTCGACCATCGCCAGAAGGACCGCGTCCAGCTCGAAGAAAACATGCTGGCCAACATCCGCACCCTGATATTGCCCTACGTCCATCAGCTCATGAACAGCCCTCTGCCGAAACGGGAGCGGACCATTCTCGAAATCCTCGAAGAGCGCCTGAACGAGATCGCCTCGCCCTTCCTCAACCGCCTCGGCAGCCTCAACACCATCCTCACCCCCCAGGAAATTAAGGTGGCGACCATGGTCCGGGAGGGCCGGAGCAGTGCTGACATTGCCGAGATCATGGCGATCACCACCGCCGCCGTCGATTTTCACCGCAAGCATATCAGGAGGAAACTGGGCTTGAGCAAGAGCGGCAGCAACCTGCGCTCCTATCTACTGGGCTTGCAATAA
- a CDS encoding transporter substrate-binding domain-containing protein, producing the protein MIPKTLWLCLYTLSAAICIFAAFRPVEAGETALDFLTTTERQWLADHPTLRLGVGVSFPPYQWVSQEDQGKHIFKGVVSDYVKILENRLKVHMDIVYDLTFKQALDLGRKKEIDLFPCLAATPERSQFLLFSKPYISYPSVIITRVDAPFIGKLEDLRGRKISAVKDQVIHTTLLNKYAHLNLSIVETENAEKDLEAVSFGRVDACLMDLGVASYFIEKLRLTNLKVAAPTEIGKIELAMGVREDWPVLQGILEKTMATISAEERDAINQKWIRLQYDPGIPVARIFRWAIVAGTAVAAVLALFFFWNKSLQREISARQKVELERNDLITSLKQALSEVKTLQGFLPICSSCKRIRNDTGYWQQIEHYIEDHTDSKFSHSICPDCINTLYPEMAGKILRKAERGDKPPSKP; encoded by the coding sequence ATGATACCAAAAACCCTCTGGTTGTGTCTCTACACTCTCTCCGCAGCAATTTGCATTTTCGCAGCATTTCGGCCAGTTGAGGCCGGCGAAACGGCCCTCGATTTTCTAACAACCACAGAGCGGCAATGGCTTGCCGACCACCCTACCCTGCGCTTGGGGGTCGGCGTTTCCTTTCCTCCCTACCAGTGGGTAAGCCAGGAAGACCAGGGTAAGCATATTTTTAAGGGAGTGGTCTCGGATTATGTGAAAATACTTGAAAATCGGCTGAAAGTTCATATGGATATCGTCTACGACCTGACATTCAAGCAGGCCCTTGATTTAGGCAGAAAGAAGGAAATCGATCTTTTTCCATGTTTGGCCGCAACCCCTGAGCGCTCCCAATTTCTGCTGTTTTCAAAGCCCTATATTTCCTATCCGTCGGTCATCATCACCCGGGTCGATGCGCCCTTTATCGGCAAACTGGAAGATCTGCGCGGCAGAAAGATATCGGCTGTCAAAGATCAGGTCATCCATACAACATTACTGAACAAATACGCACATCTCAATTTGTCGATAGTGGAAACGGAAAATGCCGAAAAGGACCTGGAGGCTGTATCCTTTGGCAGGGTCGATGCCTGCTTGATGGACCTCGGCGTGGCCAGCTACTTCATCGAAAAGCTGCGCCTCACCAATCTCAAGGTTGCGGCACCCACCGAGATCGGCAAGATAGAGCTGGCGATGGGGGTCAGGGAGGACTGGCCGGTCCTGCAGGGTATTCTTGAGAAAACCATGGCCACCATCAGTGCCGAGGAACGGGATGCGATAAACCAGAAATGGATTCGGCTGCAATATGATCCGGGAATTCCCGTGGCGCGGATCTTCCGCTGGGCGATCGTCGCCGGCACTGCTGTGGCCGCCGTTTTGGCACTTTTCTTTTTCTGGAACAAGAGCCTACAACGGGAGATATCGGCCCGGCAAAAAGTCGAGCTGGAGCGTAACGACCTGATCACCAGCCTCAAGCAGGCGTTGTCCGAGGTGAAAACCCTGCAGGGATTTCTGCCGATCTGTTCAAGCTGCAAAAGGATCCGCAACGATACCGGCTACTGGCAACAGATTGAGCACTATATCGAAGACCACACCGACTCGAAATTCTCCCACAGCATCTGCCCTGACTGCATCAACACCCTGTACCCGGAAATGGCCGGGAAAATACTGAGAAAGGCCGAACGCGGCGATAAACCACCGTCAAAGCCGTAG